The following are from one region of the Stanieria sp. NIES-3757 genome:
- a CDS encoding IS4 family transposase: MKNTCNASVASKGFCFYKATNGIKRHLAIDTLGFPFFTHCTPANVSDDAGLIEMLTLNIDYFQSKPVNLPKLTILLDHGYHPEHLTEQLEQVYPEIMTKIKFELSTKPSKQEKAAQGKSGFVPAVARWVIERSNAWMERCKSLVKNFEREIRGGFLRL, from the coding sequence GTGAAAAATACCTGTAATGCCAGTGTCGCTTCCAAAGGCTTTTGTTTTTACAAAGCCACGAATGGGATTAAAAGACATCTGGCAATTGATACACTGGGATTTCCTTTCTTTACCCACTGCACACCAGCAAATGTCTCGGATGATGCAGGATTGATTGAGATGCTGACGCTAAATATTGACTATTTCCAGTCAAAACCCGTTAACCTTCCGAAGCTCACTATTTTGCTAGACCACGGATATCATCCCGAACATTTGACTGAGCAATTGGAGCAAGTTTATCCCGAGATCATGACGAAAATCAAGTTTGAACTGTCCACCAAACCCTCGAAACAAGAGAAGGCAGCGCAAGGGAAATCTGGATTTGTTCCTGCTGTTGCTCGCTGGGTGATTGAACGCTCAAACGCTTGGATGGAGCGTTGTAAAAGTTTGGTTAAAAACTTTGAGCGCGAGATACGCGGAGGTTTCCTCCGCTTGTAG
- a CDS encoding porin type major outer membrane protein, with product MLNILWEIPTSIVTIIAISLALFTEAQALEEPSDQNLSLNVVRQAREKTKENQRNIEKDSLKVIEDYNYDHPMSQINNVNQLKDVSPTDWAYEALRSLVDRYGCIVGYPNQTYRGNQSLSRYEFAAGLNSCLNQIERLISSSETISREELKTILQLMQEFQEELAILKGRTDGIQARIGELELTQFSTTTKLVGEVIFGLGSVVAGDADQVAVLGNRTRLELETSFSGEDLLFTRLSTGNFPSFAEETGTFAGDLAFAEPADNDLGLEVLFYNLPLGDNTNVILGAAGTAADDIANTVSVLDGDGGSGAISTFGTRNPIYLPPGDAGLGIIHRLGDKLELSAGYLANPANDPNQGNGLFNGPFSALGQLTFTPSESLTVAATYVHGYNQSDTETGSTNANIQSLTEDLFGEAVPTVSNSYGIQVSYSLSDRIVVGGWGALSKVTTLSTLGGQLDRGTQEVWNWAATLAFPDLGKEGNLAGIIVGMEPWVTDSSIEGIGDDGDTSLHVEAFYQYQVTDNIAVTPGVVWVSAPDNNQDNDDLVIGTIRTTFSF from the coding sequence ATGTTAAATATATTATGGGAAATTCCAACTAGTATTGTAACTATAATTGCGATTTCTTTAGCTTTATTTACAGAAGCTCAAGCCCTAGAAGAACCAAGTGATCAAAACCTTAGTTTAAATGTTGTAAGGCAAGCTAGAGAAAAAACCAAAGAAAATCAAAGAAATATTGAGAAAGATAGCTTAAAAGTAATTGAAGACTATAATTATGACCATCCCATGTCTCAAATTAATAATGTCAATCAATTAAAGGATGTCTCTCCAACGGACTGGGCTTACGAAGCTTTAAGAAGTTTAGTAGACCGTTATGGTTGTATTGTCGGTTATCCCAATCAAACCTATCGGGGTAATCAGTCTTTATCTCGTTACGAATTTGCAGCAGGATTAAATTCTTGTTTAAATCAAATCGAACGTTTGATTAGCAGCAGCGAAACTATTTCGCGAGAAGAGCTAAAAACTATTTTACAGTTAATGCAAGAATTTCAAGAAGAATTAGCTATCTTAAAGGGAAGAACCGATGGAATACAAGCTCGGATTGGCGAGTTAGAATTGACTCAATTCTCAACCACCACCAAACTAGTCGGAGAAGTAATCTTTGGCTTAGGTAGCGTCGTGGCAGGAGATGCCGACCAAGTAGCAGTTTTAGGAAACCGTACCCGCCTCGAACTAGAAACCAGCTTTAGCGGAGAAGATCTACTCTTTACTCGTCTTTCGACTGGCAACTTCCCCTCCTTTGCCGAGGAAACTGGTACTTTTGCAGGAGACTTAGCCTTTGCCGAACCTGCCGATAACGATTTGGGTTTAGAAGTCCTTTTTTATAACCTTCCCTTGGGAGACAATACCAATGTCATTTTAGGTGCAGCAGGAACCGCCGCCGATGACATTGCTAATACTGTCAGTGTCCTTGATGGCGATGGTGGTAGTGGGGCAATTTCTACTTTTGGCACTCGTAACCCAATTTATTTACCCCCAGGCGATGCAGGGTTGGGTATCATTCATCGCTTAGGAGATAAGTTAGAACTCAGTGCTGGTTATTTAGCGAATCCTGCTAACGATCCGAATCAGGGCAATGGTTTATTTAATGGCCCTTTTTCTGCCCTTGGACAACTTACCTTTACCCCCAGTGAGAGTTTAACTGTCGCTGCTACCTATGTTCATGGTTATAACCAAAGTGATACCGAAACGGGTAGTACGAACGCTAATATCCAATCTTTAACTGAAGATTTATTTGGTGAAGCTGTCCCAACAGTGAGTAATTCCTATGGAATACAAGTATCTTATAGCTTGAGCGATCGCATTGTGGTTGGAGGTTGGGGTGCGTTGAGTAAAGTCACGACTCTTTCCACTTTGGGAGGACAATTAGACCGGGGGACGCAGGAGGTTTGGAATTGGGCAGCTACCTTAGCGTTTCCCGATTTAGGCAAGGAAGGAAATTTAGCAGGAATTATCGTGGGAATGGAACCGTGGGTAACTGATTCGAGTATTGAGGGAATTGGGGATGATGGGGATACTTCGTTACACGTGGAGGCGTTTTATCAGTATCAGGTCACAGATAATATCGCCGTGACTCCTGGAGTGGTGTGGGTGTCTGCCCCTGATAATAATCAAGATAATGATGATTTAGTTATCGGGACAATTCGCACTACTTTTAGTTTT
- a CDS encoding putative transposase, protein MKYSSSLSDEEWEILEPLLVKILPTKKQTRPANWTRREILDGILYQLKNGCNWADLPKDLPPYSTVYWHYKQWRKVGVFEKLMNALHEQVRQQVKKNLSGQH, encoded by the coding sequence ATGAAGTATTCCAGTAGCCTTAGCGATGAAGAATGGGAAATTCTAGAACCCCTGTTAGTTAAGATATTGCCGACTAAGAAGCAAACCCGACCTGCCAATTGGACAAGGCGAGAAATCCTTGACGGAATACTCTATCAACTCAAAAATGGTTGTAATTGGGCAGACTTGCCCAAAGATTTACCTCCCTACTCAACTGTCTATTGGCACTACAAGCAGTGGCGAAAGGTAGGGGTGTTTGAAAAGCTCATGAATGCCTTACATGAACAAGTACGTCAGCAGGTTAAAAAAAACCTAAGTGGACAACATTAA